In Aspergillus luchuensis IFO 4308 DNA, chromosome 1, nearly complete sequence, the following are encoded in one genomic region:
- a CDS encoding DUF453 domain protein (COG:S;~EggNog:ENOG410PF8G;~InterPro:IPR007400;~PFAM:PF04303), whose translation MFKYTYRNQVAFSARRYLSKQHSLPAAYYRGGTSRAVMFNQAHLPPRSEWDAIFRSVIGSPDPYGRQLDGLGGGISSLSKVCVVGKSTHPDADVDYTFVSLGVKNSDVDYSSNCGNMISAIGPFALDQKLVSSQTPESATVRIHNTNTGKIITASFPVVDGEAASSGDFAIDGVAGTAARIRLDFVNPAGSVTGKMLPTGQTRDKFDGVSATCIDVANPCVFVPASSLGVRGDLTPDEIAAHPDLLQRLDSIRRQAGVKMGIAPTTDAVPGSIPKVCMVSPPQESKGKDSVDLLVRAISVGQPHKAVPITVALAVSAAARVGGSTVEDATNKDRVSDSGLTIGHASGNLLVGAKFEEDQLTAATVFRTARRLFEGQIYWKS comes from the coding sequence atgtTCAAATATACCTATCGAAATCAGGTCGCTTTTAGCGCTCGGCGCTATTTGTCGAAGCAACACTCCCTTCCTGCGGCCTATTACCGCGGAGGCACTTCGCGCGCCGTCATGTTCAATCAGgcccatctccctcctcgctCGGAGTGGGACGCTATCTTTCGCTCCGTAATTGGCAGCCCTGATCCATACGGACGGCAGCTTGATGGCCTGGGAGGGGGTATCTCCAGCCTCTCCAAGGTATGCGTGGTGGGgaaatccacccaccccgaTGCCGACGTTGATTACACTTTTGTGTCGTTGGGTGTCAAAAATTCCGATGTCGATTACTCCAGCAACTGTGGCAATATGATCAGTGCCATTGGTCCCTTTGCCCTTGACCAAAAGCTTGTTTCTTCCCAAACGCCCGAGTCGGCTACTGTACGCATTCACAACACCAACACGGGGAAAATAATCACTGCCTCCTTTCCCGTGGTGGACGGCGAGGCTGCCTCTAGCGGCGACTTTGCTATTGATGGCGTTGCCGGCACAGCTGCTCGGATTCGATTAGATTTTGTCAATCCGGCTGGCTCGGTGACCGGGAAGATGCTGCCGACGGGGCAGACAAGGGACAAGTTCGACGGTGTTTCAGCCACATGTATTGACGTGGCCAATCCATGCGTTTTTGTTCCAGCTAGCAGCTTGGGCGTCCGTGGTGACTTGACTCCAGACGAGATTGCCGCTCATCCCGACCTTCTGCAAAGGCTGGATTCTATCCGGCGCCAGGCCGGGGTCAAGATGGGTATAGCACCGACTACCGATGCTGTTCCAGGAAGTATTCCCAAGGTTTGCATGGTGTCGCCACCTCAGGAGTCTAAAGGGAAGGACTCTGTCGACCTGCTCGTGAGGGCCATCTCTGTGGGACAGCCACACAAGGCAGTTCCCATCACTGTCGCGTTGGCtgtttctgcagctgctcgcgTGGGAGGTAGCACTGTTGAGGATGCAACCAACAAAGATCGCGTCAGTGATTCTGGTCTTACAATTGGTCATGCGAGTGGGAATTTGCTTGTTGGAGCCAAGTTCGAGGAGGATCAGCTTACGGCGGCAACTGTCTTCCGTACTGCGCGTCGTCTCTTTGAGGGCCAGATTTATTGGAAGAGTTAA
- a CDS encoding Zn(II)2Cys6 transcription factor (COG:K;~EggNog:ENOG410PUUR;~InterPro:IPR036864,IPR007219,IPR001138;~PFAM:PF00172,PF04082;~TransMembrane:1 (o515-534i);~go_function: GO:0000981 - DNA-binding transcription factor activity, RNA polymerase II-specific [Evidence IEA];~go_function: GO:0003677 - DNA binding [Evidence IEA];~go_function: GO:0008270 - zinc ion binding [Evidence IEA];~go_process: GO:0006351 - transcription, DNA-templated [Evidence IEA];~go_process: GO:0006355 - regulation of transcription, DNA-templated [Evidence IEA]), which yields MASMSESPSGSTPRRHRRGLPRSVAACQRCRRRKQKCDGRMPTCGSCAAAETTCVMSDRLVIRHPSLNCDCDALRAQLAAAERRSNELSERCQQLETRLLEALSSVRSNDSGVPSPNPPLPGHNSAEAISQSDQLRGNPDCRLLSRILRPTFSLQFSSRRENRSAMSSAWELWGDITDIEVSETDGLSLDNDTYINLAGAFFDRRWPYLPVLHRHTFVNQHLTPFLTKSEMRPLTSFMVNIVCAIASTEKSSPQTRDKTHRVFFKEAIKDLDLVLSGENIECVQCLLLLCMYGHNEPQSVNMWFTTAMALNLAIGLDLHRKESISGKDIMDAEMSKRVFWCAYVINCSVAINMGRPLGIQESDISMPLPMQLTDAQLIESIQSPNVEESVIPHVADTSTFVHIIKLRRINAGVYKTFHSIGSVPTDPADLDRLRSGYFLELNQWIITAPRYMQTLSTFQSTEWFQIAFHHAVLSLYRPSRAVPMPSPDDLRTCTESAIGLISSYSALYARNRIKYTFIAIHSLFLAAVTMLYSLRAFAPLRQELTKPVIQTNISTFLTLFRGICDGRAVGEKCCRIVERLGQSIVSLFEHENQADLSIDTEFQTWFGLRAHTFPSKASNPASDAYAHDSPSRLPDVQMDLPWADLFMEGVDMSTADVWSVLF from the exons ATGGCTTCGATGAGTGAAAGTCCATCGGGCTCAACccctcgtcgtcatcgtcgagGTTTACCTCGAAGTGTGGCGGCATGCCAACGGTGTCGACGACGCAAGCAAAAG TGTGATGGAAGAATGCCAACTTGCGGTTCatgcgctgctgctgaaaCGACATGCGTCATGTCGGATAGATTAGTGATCCGTCACCCATCTCTGAATTGTGATTGTGATGCCCTACGGGCCCaacttgctgctgctgagcgaCGAAGTAATGAGCTGTCTGAAAGGTGTCAGCAGCTAGAGACCCGTTTGCTCGAGGCTCTCAGTTCTGTTCGATCTAATGACTCTGGAGTTCCAAGTCCCAATCCTCCGTTACCTGGGCATAATTCTGCCGAGGCTATATCTCAGTCTGACCAACTGAGAGGGAATCCAGATTGTCGCTTGCTTAGTCGGATACTGAGACCAACCTTCTCACTGCAATTTAGCTCCAGAAGGGAGAACCGCAGTGCTATGAGCAGCGCTTGGGAGCTATGGGGTGATATCACAGATATCGAAGTTTCTGAAACAGATGGTTTAAGTCTCGACAATGACACGTACATTAATCTGGCTGGCGCGTTTTTCGATAGGCGGTGGCCATATTTACCAGTATTACATCGGCATACATTCGTCAATCAACACTTGACACCCTTTCTGACGAAGTCTGAGATGAGGCCATTGACCAGCTTCATGGTTAACATCGTCTGTGCCATCGCGTCAACAGAGAAGTCATCACCCCAAACTCGCGACAAGACCCATCGGGTATTCTTCAAAGAAGCCATAAAAGACCTGGACCTGGTTTTGAGCGGCGAGAATATTGAATGTGTTCAGTGTCTTCTTCTACTGTGCATGTATGGCCATAATGAACCCCAGTCAGTCAATATGTGGTTCACAACCGCTATGGCCCTTAATTTAGCCATCGGCCTTGACCTTCACCGCAAGGAGAGCATTTCTGGGAAAGACATCATGGATGCAGAGATGTCTAAACGTGTATTCTGGTGCGCGTACGTGATCAATTGCAGTGTGGCTATCAACATGGGCCGACCCTTGGGAATCCAAGAGTCAGATATCAGCATGCCTTTGCCTATGCAGCTGACGGATGCCCAGCTCATTGAATCTATCCAGAGCCCCAATGTCGAGGAGTCAGTGATACCGCATGTGGCTGACACGTCAACATTTGTCCACATTATTAAGCTCCGTCGAATCAACGCCGGTGTTTACAAGACATTTCATTCCATCGGTTCTGTCCCAACTGATCCTGCTGACCTGGATCGGCTTCGCAGTGGATATTTTCTGGAGCTGAATCAGTGGATAATAACAGCGCCACGCTATATGCAAACTTTATCTACTTTCCAGTCCACTGAGTGGTTCCAGATTGCTTTTCATCACGCCGTTCTTTCACTTTACCGTCCCTCACGTGCGGTCCCGATGCCATCACCAGATGATCTGCGGACCTGCACTGAGTCTGCCATTGGTCTGATAAGCTCATATAGCGCATTGTATGCGCGAAACCGCATCAAATATACGTTCATCGCAATTCACTCGTTGTTCTTGGCAGCCGTGACAATGCTGTATTCTCTGAGAGCGTTTGCACCCTTGCGACAAGAATTGACCAAGCCGGTGATTCAAACCAATATATCTACATTTCTTACCCTCTTCCGGGGCATTTGCGATGGACGTGCGGTCGGAGAAAAATGTTGCAGGATTGTTGAGCGGCTTGGCCAGTCGATTGTGTCCTTATTCGAACATGAAAATCAGGCAGACTTGAGTATTGATACCGAGTTCCAAACCTGGTTTGGACTTAGGGCACACACATTTCCCTCCAAGGCTAGCAACCCAGCCTCAGATGCCTATGCTCATGACTCACCCTCACGTCTTCCTGACGTTCAAATGGACCTCCCATGGGCTGACCTATTCATGGAGGGAGTAGATATGAGCACAGCAGATGTTTGGAGCGTTCTGTTCTAA
- a CDS encoding uncharacterized protein (COG:S;~EggNog:ENOG410PRJP;~InterPro:IPR006680,IPR032466;~PFAM:PF04909;~go_function: GO:0016787 - hydrolase activity [Evidence IEA]), giving the protein MPRKGMRRKCSVEAQELAMLISKLNSLRGRLPQFMVYQPATYTMLSQALATHERHSNTPFLLSTESFDTHVHVFDPKLGPYAAGRAYTPEDAPLQKLLALNQSLARDNNNTTLVLVQPSPYKNDCTVMMHCLRELRDRGIRSFGIAVLDLDTITDAQLNEMHALGVRGIRLNFQADGKDVDITHLISLLNRTADRIRYLPSWAIQLFVPGWTWDLLHDAVRELHVKVIADHLGGLRGTSKLPSELQSTPMSQPGFRSLLSLARQSIVYVKISGLYRMSDHSASTFDDLQPIVQAMAREIPDQVIWGSDWPHTGDGHNRVKRSIESKEPFRMIDNHAIIQRLHDWMGDDAYWKMMVDNPGRLYID; this is encoded by the exons ATGCCAAGGAAGGGGATGCGTAGGAAGTGCAGCGTTGAGGCACAGGAACTTGCGATGTTAATATCAAAGCTCAATAGTCTGCGTGGGCGTCTACCGCAATTCATGGTTTACCAACCGGCTACCTACACAATGCTGTCACAAGCTCTAGCCACCCATGAAAGGCACTCTAATACACC ATTCCTTCTCTCAACGGAGTCATTCGATACACATGTCCATGTATTCGATCCCAAGCTAGGCCCATATGCTGCAGGGAGAGCATATACCCCCGAGGATGCACCGCTGCAAAAGTTACTGGCGTTGAATCAGAGCCTAGCAAGGGATAACAACAATACTACTCTTGTCTTGGTTCAGCCATCGCCTTACAAGAATGACTGCACGGTTATGATGCATTGCCTGCGAGAATTGAGGGATAGAGGCATCAGATCGTTTGGAATCGCAGTGTTAGATCTCGACACTATTACCGATGCGCAGCTGAACGAGATGCACGCTCTTGGCGTGCGAGGTATTCGACTCAACTTCCAAGCCGATGGGAAAGATGTCGACATTACACATCTGATAAGCCTTTTGAACCGTACTGCAGACCGCATACGCTATCTTCCCAGCTGGGCGATTCAGTTGTTCGTTCCAGGATGGACATGGGACC TTCTGCATGATGCTGTTCGTGAGCTCCACGTAAAGGTTATTGCAGACCATCTAGGTGGCTTGCGTGGCACATCCAAGCTACCTTCGGAGTTACAATCGACGCCAATGTCCCAACCGGGATTCCGCTCCCTTTTGTCATTAGCAAGGCAATCGATTGTCTACGTAAAGATTTCTGGTTTATATCGTATGTCAGATCACTCAGCCTCGACCTTTGATGACCTGCAGCCTATCGTGCAGGCAATGGCGAGAGAGATTCCTGATCAGGTTATTTGGGGAAGCGATTGGCCACACACGGGCGATGGACATAACCGGGTAAAAAGGTCAATAGAAAGCAAAGAACCATTTAGGATGATCGACAACCATGCAATTATCCAAAGATTGCATGACTGGATGGGAGATGATGCCTactggaagatgatggtggataaCCCGGGCCGACTGTATATTGATTGA
- a CDS encoding uncharacterized protein (COG:C;~EggNog:ENOG410PHBV;~InterPro:IPR018108,IPR023395;~PFAM:PF00153), whose translation MSQAVATNTPTLQGNAEQKRPIPYRNLAVGALMNIFQVTSLGQPLEVIKTHLAANRQDTLRDALQKTWSRGRFLAFYQGLIPWAWLEASTKGAILIVTSSEIEYQARTKFNASPTICGALGGIGGGVAQSYLTMGMTTCMKTVEVTRSKMSVGGARVPGALEMFFQIIREKGIRGVNKGVNAVALRQVTGWSSRIGISRFAEESIRKVNGKPKDEKLQFGEKILASTIGGALSCWNQPFEVLRVEMQSMKNDPSRPASPTILSTFKYILATTGVKGLFRGVVPRIGVAAWATICMVGFGDTVKEIVNRK comes from the exons ATGTCACAAGCAGTAGCTACGAATACCCCAACTTTGCAAGGCAATGCCGAGCAAAAGCGCCCCATTCCCTATCGGAACTTGGCCGTCGGCGCGTTAATGAACATCTTTCAAG TTACGTCTCTTGGACAGCCGCTAGAAGTAATCAAAACCCAT TTGGCAGCAAACCGGCAAGACACATTGCGGGATGCATTACAGAAGACTTGGTCCCGCGGAAGATTTCTGGCTTTTTATCAAGGGCTAATACCTTGG GCTTGGCTAGAAGCCTCCACCAAAGGCGCCATTCTGATAGTAACATCAAGTGAGATCGAGTATCAAGCCAGAACAAAGTTCAATGCATCCCCTACGATCTGCGGTGCCCTGGGTGGCATTGGCGGTGGCGTTGCGCAATCGTATCTCACGATGGGCATGACGACATGCATGAAAACAGTTGAAGTGACCCGCTCAAAGATGAGTGTCGGAGGTGCCCGAGTACCCGGGGCTCTGGAAATGTTCTTTCAGATTATTCGCGAGAAAGGAATTCGTGGAGTGAACAAAGGCGTTAACGCCGTCGCGCTACGACAGGTTACAGGCTGGTCTTCTCGGATTGGTATATCGCGGTTTGCGGAAGAAAGCATCCGAAAGGTCAACGGAAAGCCGAAGGACGAAAAACTCCAATTCGGAGAGAAAATCCTGGCATCCACTATTGGTGGTGCACTGAGCTGCTGGAACCAGCCATTCGAA GTGTTGCGCGTGGAAATGCAATCTATGAAGAATGATCCCTCCCGGCCAGCTTCTCCGACGATCCTGTCCACATTCAAGTATATCCTTGCGACGACCGGAGTCAAGGGTCTGTTTCGCGGTGTGGTTCCTCGCATTGGGGTTGCGGCGTGGGCTACGATCTGTATGGTAGGGTTTGGTGATACGGTTAAAGAAATTGTTAATCGCAAATGA